A genomic region of Lycorma delicatula isolate Av1 chromosome 4, ASM4794821v1, whole genome shotgun sequence contains the following coding sequences:
- the LOC142322994 gene encoding uncharacterized protein LOC142322994: MLKCCLLVLLVLVALSHSRPQDEAPMPYQYEYKVEDQEKQLYHGKEESGNEAGKVEGKYYVLLPDNRLMTVTYSVEGESGFIQKTEYQDNAQVFG; this comes from the exons ATGTTGAAGTGctgtttattagtattattagtattagtgGCTCTTTCACATTCCCGACCTCAAGATGAAGCACCTATGCCA taccAGTATGAATACAAAGTAGAAGACCAAGAAAAACAGCTATACCATGGTAAAGAAGAGTCAGGAAATGAAGCTGGAAAAGTTGAAGGAAAATACTATGTATTGTTACCTGACAATCGATTGATGACAGTAACATACTCAGTTGAAGGTGAAAGtggttttatacaaaaaacagaataccAAGATAATGCCCAAGTATTTGGATAA